The segment CAACAGTTACTGTATTAATTAAGTAATAGGAACCAATATCAACTGCTAGGTGTTTATATTAATTTACGCTTATCTTGTAAAATACGTTCTTAACTAAATTATTAATAACAGcaactttttaatttaattgattttggTTTACTAACATACAAAAACTATGGTAATTATACCCTCACATGGAATACGCAGGTAAAGGCAAAAGCAACTGGGATGTTTTCTCTCAAGAGCCTGGACATATAGTTAATAATGACAATGGAAACATAGCCTGTGACAGTTACCACAATTATAGAACAGACGTAGAGCTTCTGAAGAATCTAAAGGTTTGAGTACTAATACACATTTTATTGGAAATGCAACAAGTTACTGTTGAAAAAATGTCATGTTGCTGTAAAAGTTTCCTAGAACAAACCCGATTTACAAACTGTTGTCTACATGGTTTCTATGCACATTGCTAGGTAACACACTACAGATTCTCTATATCGTGGTCTCGGATACTGCCACTGGGGACGCTGGAAAAAATCAACCAACCAGGGATAGATTATTACAACAAGTTGATCGATGCCCTTCTAGAGGCTAATATCGCTCCAATGGTGACCCTCTACCACTGGGACACCCCACAGGCCTTCAACAACAGCGGGGGCTGGCAAAATAGCACTATATCTGACCATTTTGCCAACTACTCCAGATTGTGCTACGAACGGTTTGGTGACAGGGTAATGATATTGAGAAATCTACCTTGTGTCGGTGATTCAGATTCTGTCATAATATTGTCATATCAAACCGCTGCTATAACttcttttatatttcattcgTCAGGTAAAACTTTGGATAACTCTGAATGAACCCTGGGTAGTCTCTAACCTAGGCTACGAGCTTGGCGTGAATGCCCCTGGTATAAAAGGGAGGGGGGATCGTATCTACCAAGTGGCTCACAACCTCATCAAATCTCACGCCAAAGCTTACAGAGTCTATGAAAAAGaattcaaacaaaaacaaaaaggtaaTCATGCTTTATTCggatataaaacattaaaatatgtaataatcTAGGAATGATTTAGAGAATATCGAATGATATGTAACAGTTCtgaatatattcaatatatatatatatatatatatatatatatatatatatatatatatatatatatatatatatatatatatatatattcgtaTATAGTAATACGactacatttaatttttaccaATGTTCAGATTAATGTATATGCATAATAACAAGAGAGAAGAAATTAGACTTCAGATAATTATTATAACAGGACAAGTGGGTATAACGCTGAATACGGACTGGCAGGTTCCAAAGAACCCGGAAAACCCCAGCGACCTGGAGGCCTCCGAACGAGCCATCGACTTCATGTTAGGGTGGTTCCTCAATCCAGTGATGAAGGGAGATTATCCCAAAGTGATGAGAGATCAGGTAGACAGGAAAAGTCGGGAACAGGGACTGCCAACTAGCCGGCTTACTAGGTTTACCCAAGCTGAACAAATGGATATAAAAGGTGTACTGATGATGGAGTTTAATTGAATGTCGAAGGGGGGATTCAAATAGGAAATTCGGGGGTTTTTTTCCAGAAACTTTAATAGTTGCTtcaaaaattaaacttaaacttTATGCATAGAGTTaagtttttcaaataatatttacgaaatataaaaaaaactgtattgCAGGTTCATACGATTTTCTTGGAATAAATTTCTACACGTCGAACGTTGTGACCTACAAACCATCGACTGGACAGAGCTACAGTGCTGACGGTGACATCGATATCACAAAGGACCCGGAGTGGCTGGGGTGACCACGATTTCTTATATTTCTTCTTACAGAATTTTGttatgtctttaaaaatttaataacgAAAGTAAATCAGTACGTGACATCTAAAGGATCCgtcaaatgattttgaaaagtaGAATgatactttgaaaatttattaagttTTCAAGTTTACTaacattattttatcttttacttTGGTAATTTGTATGGTGTAGAAGTACATGTCAATCAAAATACAATAAACCATCATAAAGATGTGATACGGGtatatttttcgaaaaaaaaatcgttacgTCCTGGGACAGAAAGAGTTCTCAATTAATTTGCTATACTCATCAATATTTAAGATTGCTTTTTCTTACTGAATTATATTCATCAATAGGAATTGATCAGCAATAATTTTTCATACCTGTGATTGAATACAGATCTGGCTCCGACTGGCTAAAGGTGACCCCTGTCGGGATCCGCCGAATGCTGAACTGGATCAAGTACACGTACGGAGATTTCCCCATTTACATAACAGAAAATGGAATCTCGGATAGAAACGGATCTCTACAGGACGAGCATAGaatattttattacaaacattACATTAATAATGTTCTTAAAGGTAAGGATCATTAGCAAATCTGTATTGTATTCttgatgtaaaattttatttaagaaaaagaagcaaaaataaaattaaaacaacataaaacaTGTCCAATCAGAAATACAAGTATATAAAAGCTACAATGTCTTGATAGCTAAAATTTATATGCAAACAAATTCGGTTATAGACGAAATCGGATTTGTCCCTCTGACCAATTCTCATAGGTGATGCAACACGGTATATCAAATGTATTTACTGTCCTGTGAGCATGATCTTGAGAAGAGAATATCAAATTGATATCTTTAAGATAACGATATTCCATATAATaattcaatctttttaaaatttggattttctttttcttttagcCATCGTgactttttgaagaaaaaaaattattttcatgacAGAAATTAAATGGTTGGAATGTGTATCAATTATATATCGCTATTTTTGTTCGCTACCATCCAATTTTAAACTacataaatgataaatgcaTACAGTTTTCCTGTtgcatattatatttttaaagtgaacattcTTGTATCTTGTACACATAGCTATACGTCTTGATGGGGTAAACGTTCGAGGGTACACGGCATGGTCATTAATGGATAACTTTGAGTGGGCACGTGGGTATACGGAACGCTTCGGACTTCACTATGTTAACTTCAGCGATCCTGAGCGACCACGCACACCAAAGGAAAGCGCCcgtttctttaaaaaactcaTTGAAAACAATGGCTTTCCTGACGAAAAGTCGAAGTTCTCTTTTCCGTTTGCATTGGAACCAGCCTTTCCAGGAAATAATCCTTACCGGGCACTTTTTGAGGAAGACGACTTCTACTACGATTCTTTCCCAGAAGGCTTTGCGTGGAGCACTGCCACATCGTCGTATCAAGTGGAAGGAGCTTGGAATAAGGATGGTAAGATTTAAATGGGATCATTCctgccatatatatatattaagaaatgtTAAAGGAGGTTTGAAATattctttgatatttataattACAGAATATAATATCCCAATTAATTTTTACTGTACTAGTATTTGACCAGCATTGTAAAAAATCCTGATTTTAAAATACGaaggtaaaaatttaaaaatccgtAGCGGCACTCATACTCATGAAAAGTAATCATTAGCTAACGCTCTAATAAActgaaaattaatataaaaaaaatagttgaaaataattttaattttcgaaaAGTGGATGATTACTTACTAAAAGGAGTTATCTCCACAGGGGGAACCTCTGTCATTCAGTCAGCTAAATggtaactgaatggtctggaaatgtgactgaatgacatacatgtagctaGGCCAATCAGTCAGATTTTAGTAACCTtttagttgactgaatggcataacTTCATCCTGTCCCCAATGATTTGATCCTTACAATATCCTTAAATGACTGTCGGATCTATTCTTCCTTTCAGGTAAAGGTCTTGGAATATGGGATGTCTTCAGCCACACACCTGGTAAGGTAGTCAACAATGACACGGGTGACGTTGCATGCAATAGCTATGACAAGTTTCACGAAGATATCAAACTGTTAATGGATATGAAGGCAAGTATTTTAAGATGCAGATGTATCCGGTTTTTTTTACCAGTTAGCAGtaagattaaatttttttctttgtaagcAATCGTTCggataaaaaatacaattgtacCGTTATAAGTCTGATTCTCCCTTTTATGAATCAAGTTAAAAggctatttttttcttttgattttgtcATCGCGAGTTTTTCTTAAACATGactgtatttatattttaatttaaatcataatGCTTTTAGATATCATAATTATAGATGTAACGCACGACTTTTAAGTTTTCAAAAGGACGATTACGGATAAAGCAGTTACTTGAAAATATAATCCCAACTCAATAAagttcatgcgcggatccagaattaatttccagggggggggggtgtttcaacggttatttgagtttgcccggggggggggtggtgtCCGAAgcatattttggtaattttataattcaaattaatgaaattagaattttGCAGACCCCCTGACCCCCCTTATGAGTTTAActatatagttatatatttaCTTTACGCTTAACCTGCGTTTAGGTTACACACTACCGTTTCTCGCTATCATGGCCACGAATCTTACCTGATGGAACCACACAGAATGTGAACTCCCTGGGAATACAGTACTACAGTAGTCTGATTGATGCAGTCCTAGACGCCGGAATCGCCCCAATGGTCACTCTGTACCACTGGGATCTCCCACAAGCCCTAATGCAATATGGCGGCTGGCAAAGTGAACGCACGGCCGAATTGTTTGCCGAATACGCTAGGTTTTGCTTTTCTCTGTTTGGAGATCGGGTATGTGtctgtctttctctctctctctctctctctctctctctctctctctctctctctctctctctctctcaaaattttaaatacggTTACTGAAGGAAGCAGTAAACGGATAAAGAGTTTCTTTTCTCCTAGGTAAAGTTTTGGATAACATTGAATGAACCGTTTGTCGTCTCAAACCATGGCTACGAGATCGGAGTTATGGCACCTGGTTTAACAGGAAAGGGCGATCGAATATACCAAGCTGGTCATAATTTGATTAAGGCGCATGCGAAGGCGTACCACATCTATCAGAACGAGTTCAAACGGGCTCAAAAGGGTACGTGAATATTAAGTGCTTTTGTGGTTCCATCAGGTAACGTATATCACAgcgaattttatttacatgtactctatatatatatatatatatatatatatatatatatataattataaacttttaaGTTGGGGAAAAAAGAGATAAAACGTCAGAAGAAGGTGTTGTAAAATATGTGATCATCAGAACTATTATTcttcttgaaattttgaaatgagTGTGTTTTTTGTgctcaaaacatttttatactATTGTATTGCAAATgcaaatagttttaaaaacaaaaaccaactCAATTCAGGCATCATTGGTATAACTTTAAACACGGACTGGCAAGTTCCAGAAGATCCCAACAGTGAGAGAGATTTACAGGCGTCGCACCGGGCCATCCACTTCATGTATGGCTGGTTCTTAAACCCAGTTATGAAGGGAGACTACCCCGCAATCATGAAGGAACAAGTCGACCGGAAAAGTCGTGCGCAGGGATACAAAGAAAGTAGACTTCCGGAATTCTCAGCAACGGAAAAGGATTATATTAAAGGTATTCACCTTAACTTTACAAAGTTAACGCATACCAGATATCTTCGTTacacataataaaattaataactaAACAGGATTAAAAATAATTGTGATCACTGCATTATGCATAagatgtaaataattatacactTTGTGCGTGCCAGGTACTTACGACTTCCTAGGCATGAATTTTTATACGTCAAACCTGGTTTCATCCATTGATAATATAAACCAGAGTTACTACGGGGACCAGGATGTCAACTCCACGAAAGACCCTTCTTGGCTCGGGTAATGTCGCACAATAGGTTCTTTTATACATCATGCTGATGCAAATGAAGTACATCTTTGCTCGAATTATACAATGATATATAATGTAGATCTTTCATTCATATGATGACCTGATTGTTTTAGATCGGGGTCATCTTGGCTCAAAGTGACTCCTAAAGGAATTCGACGTATGCTGAATTGGGTGAAATATACCTACGGTGATTTCCCAATCTACATCACGGAAAACGGAGTTTCGGACCTTAACGGAACCATAAAGGATGAACATAGGAtcttttattacaaacattATATCAACAATGTTCTAAAAGGTAGGTTTTGAAATGATGGAATAACTTTTtagaagtaatttttttattgtaaaatcgCAGTTGTCTCTCCTTTGAGTGACATTACATTCTACTGACGATAGataacgggtttttttttcagccaTCCGACTTGACGGAATAGACGTTCGTGGATACACGGCATGGTCATTAATGGATAACTTCGAATGGGCAAGAGGATATTCGGAACGCTTCGGTCTTCACTATGTTAACTTCAGCGATCCCGCCCGACCACGTACACCAAAAGCAAGTGCGCGGTACTATAGGTCTATTATCGAAAAAAATGGATTCAAGAAAGAAACAGTTAATAACAATGAGAATAAAACACCAGCAAACAGTAACAATCGAACACCTAACCCAGTTTCTGGGGTACAAAAGACAGTTATCTCTTTTCAAGTCCTAACTGGTTTTGTCATAGGTGTTGTGTTAtggaattttaaataattcgataaataaaatttatttttgggaATCATATGCACTATTTGGacaaatattataatatgttTATGTCTATGTAATCTTATATGTTCTTAAAGAATATGTCccataaaaaatgttgattagaGTTTGATTAGAAGGTTAGAAATATCTTATCAGAAGATAAATACGTGAGGACTTGTGTTTAGCTTTTAAGATAAATTTGGACCCATACTGCACTCTCctctttacattttaaaaactgtttagtATTATGatggttattttttaaatacgatGTCATTGCTTTATGTTAGTCATTTCATTAAAAACTTAatacatcttgatttttttttttgatttcctGAACcggtgaaaaattaaaatatgaaatgttttgtactaattattttgataatttatttttaagagcgCCTAGcgttacttatttttaaaaatgaattagcAATCATCGATGATATTGATGATCTATAATTCATGGAACCGAAAATAATCCGTTCATTTGGCTTTACAAATACAGCTTATTTTTAAGCTCTGCTTGCTTTGATTGTTGTGTgcaatgcttttttttaaacaagggtACATGTAACTTGGTCTCAGTGCTTTCCTACAGGACTAGACGCGATCAAAAGTTTtcgaatgtacatgtatttaatgtaGCCCACGACAGTGATACTCGACACTTCtgtatactgtatacatgtCATTGTATATCTGTATAGTGTaaatgtatactagtataccatGTTCACTAAACAAAGCTGTGATCATATGtcaacaatattgtttttaatggtacatgtaccaatgATTAAAGCTGCGGAATAATTTCCTCGTGATTGTGATGTTTATGTGAAACTGTATGcttgtgtatatatattccgagaacttttaaaaaatgtaagcatgtacattatgtatttatttaaggaataaggaatcattctttgagtattatgaggtgataatttcggtcggggcatggtcaaatccaataaagcccgaagagctttatgatagatttgatcacaccccgaccgaaattaattatcacctcatacaatgtaatattcaaagaataattctttattacttatatttatataattttaagccatcttatgattaaatatttaaagatgaataagcaaaccccgctggcgcctcaatttggcgtcatttgaagtttttgggttgtatagtacaaaatcgatatgtagtgttatcacaggcaaagacactggaaaactggaaaatgtgaatatatttacatctaccgagtatgattccctccatttcttacggaaacttattgttaattcatagctccatagaaaatgacaggactgaaatcccGTTTATCGactggtcgaaacctacagcggctgaaactgacagacAGACCTGAAATTTACACGCctcgtttattgattggtcgaaacctacagcgaccttagctgcaggtctgtagctcccggtctgaaaaaaatcggatggacgacctgggagctacagtgcctccaatagtaaaaaactgcaatttacggcgccccaaaaattgcgctagttttggacttattAATCTCATTTCCGAACATATtctatacaaatatttgattccaaaaaaacTCCTCGGAcaatttactacagatatcgtcactttacttgcctctgatattctttgaAACACGATCACCAACCctgtaaagtgaagtggtgcagtttgtttacatgtaaaaatggcgactttcgatctcgacgtgaattaatatactttattttccgaggtcggttagcatgtttcaaagaaaggctgaggcaagtaaagtaacaatatcagtagtaaattgtctgaagaatttaatggtactaattgttttggcacagaatttgtgtgaaaacaAGGTccatcagtccaaaactagcgcatttttttgtgcgccgtaaattgcagtttgttactatgggaggcactgtagctcccaggtcgtccatccgatttttttcagaccgggagctacagacatgcagctacagcgacctaagaaaattAACGGACTGCACTATATAATCATGATGTTGTCAGATTCAAATTCACGGAGGAGACGATTTCCTGTTTGTTgcagctaacgtactgatgtacattaacagcgatttatttatttaacttacttttacaattaatttattaatttgttaaaagaaagatataaatataaagaaataaatgctttctttgatcaTGCGGGTTCTGAGGGGAGCgatcattgtagaaaaaaaattacataacccgctaacgtggatttgtattttttctacaaGGTTGCCATCGTGATTCCCCGCATGaattaccaaagaaagcattttattgtttaaataatcacTTGTGATTTGACTTGGTTACATGATATCATTTCCGGGCTAAATTTGTAATGATAACTTGCTATGATGACTTGACCTGCTATTGCTTCACTTTCgatttgtttttgaattattaacTCAAGATTAGGTGCGCGTTAACAGTACACCTGTACTATGTCTTTTGTAGATCAACTATAGACCGTGACCCTGTGTCATTTTCCAAAAATGCACCAATCTAATTTTGAAAACTGAATTGCCCTGAATCACCAACTTAAACTTTTGCATATGTcgagttttttttctaaaacacaaTTATGAACTCTTCACAAAGAGATTTTATTAACTTCTTtcttttgtcatttatttcaatgcaccttttaaaacttgtttaattttaactaCCAATTGGTAAATTAAATTTCTTGAGATGCACAAATCGTATGTGTATTATCAAATATTCATGAGCGCGTTTTTCTTGTACTTTTATAAAGGGTTTTTAGAGCAATTCCAATAAATAACTTTTCTCTCGCtttcatattaaaataatttgtcttttctttgaaagaaaatttgaaactgaattttgtaattaattgaaaaaatcgTGTTGAAAGTTCAAGGGGCATTGTACTTGATGTCAAcctattttataaatttctcaactgtatataaatttatattcatGACATGTATAGATAATTAAATATACAGGTTTTGGGGTAAAACAGATGTTGGAAAATTTTTCCAAAAGTAATCATTGAATTCTAATCAGAAAAAGTGGTTTAAAGcttaaataacaaattaaagatTAAACGTTTTAGATGTTTAATTTTGTATACACAACACGCTAATAAATACCTCTTAATAGGAaacaaatacatgcatatacaacAATTAAACTAGAAATAGATCACTTCTTCTTCATCCATTGGAATACATAGGTATTCCCATTCCATTTAAACACTGtcagaatttttaaagaaagttttcaTGAACGGCATTGCACCATTATGGTTTGTTTGTGCCACAAGGGGGATTCACGTTAGCTGCCCAGTCACATGTCTGTAGTTCTTCATTGAAAACCAAAGCTGCAACACAGACGAAATAATAATTACCCAATTTCATtattaaacagaaaaatcaCAATCCTATTGTCCTTCTGTAGCGTAGGTGTCtcagtttttacaaaaaattataagCAGTAAGAATAAAGCCATTTTTTATTGTGGAAATCAAAATGTGTCAGAGTGACAATATAATTATGAAGGTTTGCATAATATGCATTCAGATTGAACATATATAATCTTAAGACAGTTACTTGATATAAAGATAATTTATCATCAGACAAATATTACAATAGATCTATACTCTAAAGAGACGAGACACTCAAGGCATGCAATGAATTAAATCCATTTCACCCAAAAATTCCTAGACCTCTTgcgattttcatttttattgtgaGTTTCCATTATCAAATTCTAAATTTGTAATACATCAAAGTCGCAACAGATTAtgcttttaaagatatttttagcCTTTAGAATTCGAGAAAAATTTGAAGAACTTCTGATTCTAATCCTTTTGAATACTCACTTGATGGACAAGGGTTATGTCCGAGAAATTTTCCATCAAAGCATGTGTAATAACTGTGACAGTGTTGGTCCATATCCGCGTATTTACCGTCCTTTTGATTGGAGCAGTCCTTCATGACGCCACAGGGTGGAGAAACATTGTGAGGACTGAAAGCAGGGAGAAAAACTCATCACACTGACAGCAACGAGAAAGAATTAGGGAGACCGTGCATCCCCTCCTCCTCCTGACTGCCTCCTCCCATTCTAATTTAATTCTCAGAGAAAATATCGGGGGTTaaacacacagagagagagagagagagagagagagagagagagagagagattatgaAATAACCTGATTTTACATAGCATGATAAACCCATATCAACCGTGCGCGACCCCCACCCACCCCTACACCCCCGCCTCCCATTTTTATTCTCAGAGTAAAATGGTGGgagttagagagagagaggggagaaaGAGAGAGTGAGTGAGAGAGAGGCTTACTCGTCACAGCTTCCTGTCGCGTTATTGTAGACCATTCCCTTATCACAATCTACAATGGTGACTTTTGCGCCCGTACACCTAGCAAAGGATCTGCATCCTATCTCATAAATACCATCCTGTTGGGTGCTGCAGTCAACAGCTAGGGTGGacactaagaaaatattacaaaatttagTTGAATGGTCATTTAAAGGAGGCTTTGTGATCTACAAATTAACCACCAGgactttaaaatttcaaactataattatgtaaaaaaaaaaaaataataataatattcttACTTTATAATATctgcatattttttatatgtaaatgttcACAGTGTTATTCTTTTCCTCTAGGAGATTACATTgtaaaacagtttaaattgGTCACCACTATACATTTCtctaacattaaaaaatcaattccaTTTAGCTTACAGATAATTCTACAATTCTGTTTCTGCAATTTGTCATAGTTGTccataaatcttttttaaaatgtgtattgatatttatatttatttggtTTGCATTGGTATGAATGAcaataaactttaatttcttagaatataaatataatacatgaatGCACTCACCAACGACAGCTGCGAAAACCAGAACTTGTAAACCCTGCATGATGATGATGTGTGCAACTACCCGGAGAAGAAGTAAAAGTGAGCGAGAGATAAAGGAGTTTGGTATATATACAATACTGTTGACTGCTAGACTACCAGGCGGTAATTGTCTGATACAAACCACCCACCCTAAGGTTATCTCTGTCTTTGATAACAGTAAAAGGGTGCAAATGTCTTGGGCCACGTTTACTATGACTTGGACGGTTCATTATGGGCTCTCATCAATGCCAAAAGTTTGTTGAATAACTAAAACCCCTTTGAAGCATTTCGTATGACGTTAAAGGGCcaacttttttaatatttaaagtttgtgtattttttgtgtaattatAAAACTATTAAAGGTGAAATTCTTGAACTATCaagtaaaattttacaataaattttttatccTGACCCATTCTCGCTGCTAAAGAATGAAACAAATGTCtggtaatttttatattttatacattttttcaaatactGCAGCCTTTATTATAACTAAggataatatgttttaattcgagatatgaataattttttaagagaGAAAATATTAAACCTCTATTGCTGCTTTTTTTCgctttcataaaaacaataccACCTTTGCATTAAATactattatttaaatcaaagtgTATTGCCAATCATCGATTTAAGGACATACATGTAGGCACCCGTCCTAGCTGCCGTAGATTTTTAAGTCGATTTCTAGCGTAGACGGGGCGTTACACCACGAGTTCCAACGTTGCGTGGACTTGTTAAAGAGGTGCACTGGGCAGTACTATTTGTCCGGAGATTAGGGCAAACAACGGTGATACTAATCCTTATTCTACCTTTATATCTCTGAAGAGCGAAACATCGTGACATAAGTGTACATTAATGGCTAGCCCTCAAAGGTGACGAAAATTGTACCGTTAGCTTAAATTGACGCAACATACCTATGCAGTCTCTCTTATACTaaaggattttattttttgtatttcaaattgATTCATTCTTTCAGTAAAGTCTTGTACGAATTattcaattttcatttgt is part of the Magallana gigas chromosome 3, xbMagGiga1.1, whole genome shotgun sequence genome and harbors:
- the LOC105317660 gene encoding chondroitin proteoglycan-2, which codes for MQGLQVLVFAAVVVSTLAVDCSTQQDGIYEIGCRSFARCTGAKVTIVDCDKGMVYNNATGSCDDPHNVSPPCGVMKDCSNQKDGKYADMDQHCHSYYTCFDGKFLGHNPCPSTLVFNEELQTCDWAANVNPPCGTNKP